The Falco rusticolus isolate bFalRus1 chromosome 14, bFalRus1.pri, whole genome shotgun sequence sequence AGCAGCGCTCTACGGGCACCCGCCACCCCCCCGGCCGGGGCtcggccgcccggccccgcagcgTCCCCCGTGCCCCGGCCCCCTGCCACCAAACCGGGCACCGGCTGGGCTCAGCACCGCCACGCTCGGGGCCACGGCAGCCCCCAGAGGGACTGAGGCCGCCGGGTGACACGCacacccccacagcccccaccccagcgcCGCCCCGCAGAACAGCGCGCCCGGCGCGGTGCCGGAAAGGCGGCTGggccgcgccgctgcccgcaGGGAAGGCTGGCAGGACCCCGCGCCAGCCGCTCTGGAACGGGAGGGACCCCCGGCCGCTCACCGCCGCATGGCCGGCcgcgccgccagccccggcagcgcccgccAGCACCGCCCGCCGCGGCGCGGGGGCCGCCGGGAACCGGGCCGGAAGGGGCGTCACTgcgcgccggggccgggcacGCCGCGGGCGAGCACCGGGCAGCGCGGCCTGGCAGCGCACGGCGGGCCGCCAAGTAAACCCACAGATACTCCTCGCGATCGCTGAGGCGGGTACACGGCTCCGCTCCCGGATGAAAGCCCGCTGTGAAGGGGCCGGAGCCCTCCGCGAGGACTCCGCGGTGTCCCCCAACGGCCCCGAACAGATCGGCACAGAAACGCCGCTCCCGCGCCTTCAAGGGAGGTGAAACCTGCACCCAGGGCAAAAGTCAACGAGCGGCTCGCAGGTTTTACCCCTCGTTAGTCAGGAGATGACTCTCCCGCGCAGGCCCTTCCCTTTTCTCCGGGGGACAACACACAGACAAAGCTGACGGGTGCGGGCCcaggaaggaaaatacaaagcagagcCCCTCACCCAGCATCGGCACCCCTTCAGCACTGGGCAGGGCCGAAGCACAAAGCCCACGGGGGATCTCGGTACAGGGGCACCCCTGCTAAATGCGCCGCCATTCACTTCCCTCTGCCAGTAAAGGCACAGCGCCACGGGCCTTATCAACGCGCTTTTATCAGAAAGCGGTGACCTTCGCAGCAGGCTTGCTGACCATGGTCCTTCCTGCCCAACAACCTGCACTACACCCAATCGCCACACAAGCACCACTTTCCTGCCGGCACAtccagtaatttttaattgtgtaGAAATTCCACTGACAGGTACCAACCAGCACAAAAGCATTTATTGCCAGAAAGTACAGAAAACTAGGCCCACCTTCAGAAGTGGAAACATACCTAATTTAAACACAAACTCCAGCGAGCAACAGGAGGAACTGCAGTCTCTCAGAatgctgcagctccttctgAGGACAGCTCTTCATTAAACCATCTCTGTAAGGACCTGAATAAAGGCTTATGAAGTCTCAGCTGAACACGGTCAAGTTACATCTAAGTACTGGAGAGCTCAGCGGTGGAGTCACACAGTGCTTACATCCCTCGAGGACATCCGTTTGGGTCACTCACCAGTCTGCATGCACTTACAAAGAACAAAGAGCACGTACTTCCTCCACAAATTGCATCCAGTCTCCCAGACTGGAGCGGGTGAATTCCAGTCAGACACTGCAAGGACtggctttttttattgcaagaaaagaaacaaaaccagattgtAATTTGAGACCAGGATCCCCGACAATCTCTGTTTTCTATGGAGATTTCAGGTTAATCCTTTGAAGTCCTTCAATCAAAAGTGATCCGAAAACTGCGCTCTTGCTCTTTGCGGCGGCTCTCACAAACCTTTGTCACCTCTTCAACCTTTCTCTGCAACACAGCTGTGGGAGACACAAGCGATTAAATTCACAATCACCCTAGAACACAACCTGCACAGTTTAGCCTGCATagggagaaaagcattttaattttgccaGTCACTCAGATTTGACAGTGCACAAAGGAGGACAAAACCCAGTACAAAGCACTCTCCATATGCAAAGGAGAGTGTCTAAAAAGTATTCTGAAGCATTCAGGGACTGGCAGGCAGAACTGCAAGAGTCCTGGGACATGTActtgaattttttattaatgcagGTTTTTTGTAGTTTCAGGGCGCTGTATCGGAGAGCAGAGCAAAACCTCCCTGAACAGGACCTGCAAGCTGATCTGCAgcttgagaaaaagaaattgttctaTATACCAGTTTCCCCTATCCACCACCTGCACTTGCTTTGAATTATGCAAATTACCCGTGAACCACACAATATGTTAGAAGTTTATACCTATTTTCTTGCAGGGTATCACACAGCCATAACAAGCTTGTCACggtaaatacagaaaagacagtACAGTTGACCAGAagagctgctgagcacagccacAGAGGAGCCACAACACACATAATCTATTATTTGCAGATCACCGATTTGGAAATATGTAAGCTGCCAATTCGTCATCAACTTTAAACACAGCAGGCACCAGAATATACAAATTACCTTGGCACAAGCTGAAGCCATTTCTATTTTCATTGCATGAAAGCTTATCAGAAACTATTCAACAGGGCTATGGCATTATGTCAGCCTGCAGCTTGGAGACAGACACACCAGGTTAGCTTTTGTTTTGCGCAGCATGTCAAACCCAGTATCTTCCAGTAATGTATTAAGCAACACATTTCAGTTTGTCACTTCTCAAAAAATTCACCATGCAGAAATGATTGTGGCATAAAATGGCCGTCTGCTTCACTAACTCACTGATCTCTGTCGCTCAAATCGGAGTTCAGTTGTAACTACGAAGGAAAAGTCTTTCTGGTTCTTTCAGGAAGAGGGACAGGGTCAGGACAAGCCTTTGGTCCACACACTCCTTTCACTTGTGGAAACAGCACCACCCTGCGTCCACGTGCAGAAACAAGAGTAACTACACTACCAAGTTTTCACTATCAAGCGCATCTTCCGCTCTGCACTACATCACAAGTTACTGCTACTGTCAAATTTCCACACTGCGGAGTTACTGCGCCTGCAGATACACATGTGCCGCTCAGTCTTACCTGCATCTGGCTTTCAGTGGCCGAGGGGATGATGGTAATGttatgcatacacacacacacacacacacaccctccacCTCACCAACTTTCATATTCCAAAGGGAAACCCACCAACATTTTAGAAGCTGCAACATTTAACCTTAGTTTGGTAGAACAAAGCATAACATTTCCAAGTCCTCTGCCTTGCAATGATGCATTTCAAGCTGGGCTTTTTTGTAAGACATTAGCAGCTGCCAGGAATTACTTCTCAGCAAAGGCCCTGAACGTGCATCGGGAGAATTCAAGCACAGAAGGGGCAGTGTCATtgaaggtgaggaggaggagaatcCTCGGGGAACTACAGCAATTCATTTCTGTTCAAGAAACACTCACTACATGCTTTCTCTTTACAGtcccaaaaagcagcaagacaaCTCTCACCTGAATTCTGGTCAATCCACTGCAAGGAATCCATGTGCGCATTCAAAATTTTACAGATCTGCTGAAGctgagcagaaacagaaggTGACAGTCATTTGTTACACTACATGGAAACTAAGAGCAGTAAGGCAGCTTGCCCACCCCTGCCGTTGGAACGTGACGCAGTCCAATTCCTCATATGTACAGCTCCACTAACTGAGCAGCCGCCTTCCCGTGCAACGACTGCATTGCTTTGCTTCTCCTTACcagcaagaaaacagactgCTTTAGAGTATGTGCTTGTGGCTTAGGCTGCTTCCAATTCAGACCTAGGAACCACCACCACATTAAGATCCTTAGGATGGAGCTGGCAAAAGTAAAAAGGAATGGCATAAAACTCAGTCTGCAGTAACAATGGGGAATTCTTAcgggaaaaaaaagtttctcagtAAAGCTACAAGGACAATCATGATCAATTTAACACCTATCAGAAAGAGCTGGTAATTCAGATCTTGTTTCCATGAGGATACAAAAGTAGTATTACAGAAACGCATCAGCAGCTACAGAGGGCCTTCTGAACAAAATTTAGGTTGCCAAAAGAAAGACGCAAGTGGTGGAGCAGGTAGCGGGAGCAGCCTTAAGAAATGCCTCTGAAACAAGCTGTAGTCTAGGCAAAAACTAGACAACAAGCAAATTACCAGAGTTCATACCACAATGGGATACTCTGAAAACTCACATAGTTATGTGAGTCAGCCTGGCTTGTGCTGCGTTATAATGCAAGTTTTACCAGAAGAGAACCAACCCAcggacaaaacaaaacaccctgCTCCAAGGCTGAAACCACAAGCAGCAGACTATCCACAAGTGGACAAAGAGTTAGCAGTAGTTTAAATAATCTCTCCCTTCTatacaacacacaaaaaaagaaagcttgcaTTTACCGGGTCATTCGTGTCTGCCGGGCCTCCTGATGTATTCAGGTGTTCAATGACATCCTTCAGATCTTGTGCCATACGCTTCAACTGAGCATCAATATTTTCAGCCAGTTTATAGCTGCAAAATGCATGGGAACCAAGGTCAGAATATTAAAAGTGAACTTTGGAAGATCTACTCCCAGTCACACCAGTTCTGGGCAATCAGAATTAGCTTCCGCATCTTCCAACCTGGGCTGGCTTATACATGGGAACAGCACCCTGAGAGGCATTCTACAACACAGATGAACTAACTCCTAACATGTTTCTCTCTTGACAGATACATGGAGAGAGACAAGCAGTACTGTGGAGTGCTTTCTGGAAGGTTTTGTCAGATTCAAAGAACCAGCTGGTCTGGATTTTTCAAGACTTGTATTTCTTGGACCACACAAAGGCTACTTTTAATTACCATGCTACGATTCAAGCCTTGGGGTTTACACGGACACCTGAGCCACATGGTGCATTCTGCTCTTTCCACTTCTATCACTAAATAATCATTACTTTTCAGAGCTTACGCCAAAACTGGTAACCTTTTCCCACACAGCTGATTACACCAACACCCAAAGACATTTTCATGCAGATTCAAGGGCTTCCAGTCACAATCCCCATTTCTAATGTTTAAAACCTAAAGTTGCCATGCATAAAACAGGATTACGTGTTTGAATAAGGCCACTGAGAGTTCAATATTGTCATGTGTCCCAGCTCCACTTCTTGCTGATTGATCATCGCCACATTAGCCTGCTCATCTCATGGTCAAAGCTCATTTTTGTCTTACGTCCTCTCCCGTTCTTCATCCGCGTGCTGCAAGTAGATAGTCCCACTCTGCTCCTTCACAGACTCCTCCAGAGGGGTCAACAAGTCTTCAAGCTCTTTCTGCTGTGACAGAATGAAGTCCAGTTCCTGATCCagtctggaaaagagaaaacgTTACTCTACCCCCACTTAGGCGTTATACACGTCCTAGATCTGCCGTACCACAACACAAGAagatgcaaaaaagaaagaaaaacatctcaGGTGTTCATAGTCTCCTACCTCTTCTGATCAAGCTTCACTTTCTCTACTTCTCTGTGTAATGAAGTAATCTGGAAACAGAAGACACCCAATTACACTACAAAAATTCAAGGGACAACCCATAAAAGAGGAGTGGTGGAACTGAGAAAGTCAGCACCATAAAAAACATTGACTAGGAACAGTTACATGAAGATTCACAGACCAGAACTGAATAATGGAGGTTGGGCTTTGAAAGCTCCACCCTAAGGTAACTCGTTACCACAGAGTAAACTCACATAAACAGATTTCCAAGCTTCAATGCCTAAAGACCAGAACAGACACAGAGTGAGTTTTTCAAAGGATTCAGAGATAAttctatttgaaaaacagaaaaaagaagagaaagtccCACTAGATGGCTTGCCGACTCCATAAAACTTAAAGCCTTTAAGGATCTAAGCAAGCAACATCAGGTTACACTGCATGTCACCTTACCTTCTCCCCATTCTCTATCAGCGTCTGGTCCCAGGCATTAACTTGCGTAGCTTGATGGAGAAAGTGTTTCTCTTGGTCTTCCAGTTCCAGACTCCACTTGTTTATCAGACTCTCCAGCTGGGCATAAGTCATCACTGGGGGCGCACTGACACAAAGCGCAAGGCAGCACAGAACACAAGATCAAAAGACAAAATAGAAACACAACAGCGCTCACTTCCCCTCCACCACCAGATACCACCATTAACACCGCCTCTTGTCCCAGTCAGGAAATAAGTCAGCTGTACCCAAACACTCACCTggtggttgtggtggtggttaTGGCAGCTGTAGAAGTCACAGCTCCAATAGCACCAGTCGTAGTTAATGGCTTAAGATTCAAAGCAAAGCCAGAAGCAGAAGTGGTGCCTGAAAGAAGAGGTTCAAGTCAAGCAACAGAAGTGGCCAGCAGCCACTACCCAGGAAATCGAGAACAGGTCCCACACACACCTCTCAGCGCAGAGCTGTATGAGATCAACTAGGTCCCTTTCCCTTTGAAGGGACAAAAAACAAATCCCACATCTctcaggaaggggaaaaaatgcaccTCGACACAAAAGCAGTAGACTGTAAACGCCTGGCTAGTAGTTCTAGTAAAACCAGGAACCTGCAACCTGCATTTAAACTGGGCATTATTCAAAGAAACACAGCGTTAGCCCACTCCTCTCAATCTCCTCACGTTTTAATATTAGACCTAGGaaccaccagcacagccagtcTCCTTCCAGCATCGCTGCAGAAGAGGCAATTTATGTCTTCACAAAGCTAAGAGCACCTGTCAcatggcagtggcagcagccacaTGGCACTTCGAGGCACTGAGCTCAAACACCTTGAGAGCTGAGCAGCAACCATGGCATCCCACTGAAAACTGGCTGGTAACTGCATCCAGAAAAAGACGCTCAGACCTGAACCCCAACACCGTGCAGCAGCAAATTCCACGGCAGGTTTTCACATGAGGGCTGCCACCTGAAGACAGCATCCATAGCTGCACTGCTTTTCTGGGGGTTGGTTTCTCAAGTTAATGATATCCAACGCTTTGCAATTTGTCCTATGGAAGAAACCGATGAATGGAGCAGCACTGCAACATAAACCATCTCTCCCTAACGCTCCCCACCAGTCGTTGgcctctccctttccccatcaAGACACCTCTCCCTCGACTCCCCAGGCAAGTCTGCACCTACACAGGCAGGCCAAGAAAGAGCAGCTAATCCATTTACTTTACTTGCTGCAAACTACACCATCAAAGCGCACGGGCCTTCCTTCACCCAAACTCCCTTTGCTGCGGGGACAGGCTCTCAGAAGTTGTAGAGTTACTGTGCATTTGAGGAGATGGAAAAGGAGGATCAGAGGAAGAAAGACTGTGTTATTTTCAGCTACCGGAGGGCATTAGAAATTACAGCTGCTATGCTGCTACACTAGCGTGGCCCTTTACGACAGAGCACTGAAGgcaggcttccttctcttcagCTACTTTCAGCACCTAGCTCTTACCAGTAGCAGTGCTTGTTGCGGCAGCTGTTGTTCCAGGAATTTTTAATCCAAACCCAAGCGTTCCAAGACTGCCTGTCCCAGTGGAAGGGGCACCAACTGGAAACGGAAGACAACACTGAGAGTTTGCAAAACCACTAAATGCAGTGCCCCTTTggacagctctgcctgctcacCCATCTCCACGTATGGTCTTTACTTCTATTAAACAGGACAGCTGTCGAGGTGGAGGATCATCCCGACACAACGTGAAAACAGGCAGGCTGAAGCTATAATACAGCCAGAATGCTCTGCAGTTCTTCCAGAAACTTTATCAACCCAGGTGCCAAGCTACTGTCATTTACCCATTTCCTGCCATAAATGTCTTTCAGCAAGAGGAAACTTGCCAGCTATTACGAGGGGAACTCACAAATGTACAGCTGCATCAAGACTTGTTTTTCACACACAGCACCTCCACTGCTCTTTAAGCAGCACTAACACCTCACGCAGAAGTCAAAAGGCAGACATAACCACACTCAAGGCACCGGGGTGTGGAAGTCGGCTGCTAAAACATCACTTGAAAGCTCAGTGGTGGCAATGCTcccagagagagaaacaaacaatTCACATACAGCTAAAACTGCCCCATGCTGCTTCCTCACCCTGAATTTGAAGCGTGCTTTGGTTTGAACAAAAGCCTCCGCGCCTCACCATTGAAGGCAGTTTGCCAGAAATCACAAAGAGGGAAGGTGGCAAACAGCGACAAGAGCTGGCCCTTTGAGTTCTCCCATGTCACCCCAGCATCAGTATCTGCAGCTCCACCACTCACAGGCAGCACCAACCACGCTGCTTGTGTATTCCCCCAGCAGCTAAAACCCGTACGTTGTGACTTACGTGTGAGGCCTGTGGTGGTAGACGATGTCGGTGCTGAAGAACTCGCTATAGGCGCGAGCAACGTAGGCCCCGTCGAACCAAGAATCGAGGTTGTGGTGGTAGAGGCACTGGTAGCAGCTGTGGATGttactgcaaacagaaaaaagcatacCTCTTCTACAGCCAGACCGCAGCAAGCTCTCACCCATTTCAAAAGATTGTGCTGAACGCGCCATGCAGATCTGCCCAGCAACACCAGTTTTTTGATGGATGAAAGATGTAAaactgtagaagaatggctgcagaagcgtggccacAGAATCCCTAAAGACCTGCACAATCCATTAGAATTGTGGTGAagttgtgctgaagttaacaagaaagtggccttgatctattcttgaatcctgagaccaagtaactttgttgtactaccaggccgtggctgtaacaagctgcagctgttagggaagacaggtgcaaggccaagggagatagGGAGCGGAATGGGAATAAAGGGAGTAGCAAACCGCAAGGCTAAAACATAGCTAACGCAAACAGCtgcatggatagaatgcttgTTCTAATCATGATAATTAGTGGTGTGAGAGCAGCGCGTGCTTAGGGgctaataaccaattatatgtttgctttgggaacatGCTTGTGTATCGAGGCTATATAAGAAGCGTTAGAAGCTAATAAAgatgagcaagatgcataactcatattgagtaatttctCGACTCCGGCGGACCCCTCTCCCAACGTCAAACCAGTGTCCCTCTTATTCTACCTCAACCCTCTCTCTTCCAATGGGCCCTTTAAACCTGCCGCTCCCTTCCACTACGCTCCACCAACAAGTACAGGACAGAATTTGGCACGTGCgacacaataaaaaaaccacgGTACTGACTCCAGCGGCTATATGAACTGCCACAGATTACTGGTGGCATTGCAAATTCACGGTGACAAACAGTTCTAGCCCGTTTCCAGACCCCAGTTCAGAAAACTGCTCCCAGAAGGACACCAGATTCGTTAAGTCTTCCGTAATTATCTCCTGTAATCACCTCCTACCTCCAAGTTTGGTTCCAAAGGACAGAGTGGGTCCCTGGCTGGTACTAGCGGTCAGCGTTGCTGCAGGCGCACTAgtggctgctgttgctgctgttgaagGCAATGTCCCAAAGTTTACACCTGGAACAAGTAGCACAAGGAAAAGACGAACCTTTCACTACAGAGACTCCGTAGTTTCCACTGGTAACAGCACTAGTCAAGTTTGAAGCAGTAAGAGcacaaaaaagccccacaacAATACGCAGTGTAACAAATACTCCACGttctccagaaaacaaactagGGCTAACACGCTCCTTACCTCCAAAGACTTTCAACAATGATTCGTACACAGATGAACATCATCCCAGAGGCAACCACCTTCCCCCTGAGGCCTGTCACCATCACCACGTTATAACCATCCCcaacaagtaaataaaaaaaaaaagcaaactgaactTTTGCCGGATCCTGCGCAAGTGGGcaagctcctgctgctgggaaggtaAACAGTGCTTTATCGCAGAAATCAAGTGCTGGACCAAAGCGCCGTCCCGAGAAACTTTCCCTAAATACATGCTATGCTCAGCCAGACTGGCCTAGGGAAGACACAAACTCACTGGCTCGTTTAAACACATTGTCAGACTCAGTCAgttcctaagaaaaaaatggattcaGGCACATCTGCTGGATACAAACGGATGtggttttctctctgctggcCTCAGAGAACAAATGATCAATACAAGTTCAAGAACACACGAGCTTGGAGGCATCTACTTCCCAAGAAAACACTGCACTAAAGGCTAAACAGCAATTGCTACTCGTCACCGATGACCCTGGAGAAGCGAATCAGAAGAACCACTGATCCCAGCCACTCCCCACATCTCCcaccagcagaagcaggaggctGCACAACCTCCACACCATCCCCGGTTGCCCTCCTCGCTGACAGCCTGCCTCGCTACAGCTGCCATTTCAAGCTGCAGCTCACCTGTGGACTGACCCCCAAGGCTGAAGGGGGTCGCTGACTGGGTGGCAGCTCCTAAggtggcagcagtggtggcagcagctgcaggtgctgctccaAAGGTCAACCCTGTGGGCGCTGCTTGCGGAGCCGCAGTGCCGATGTTGAAGCCGGCCGTTCCGGCCTGAGCTGCAGTACCACTGGAAAAACTGAACCCTCCGGTCGTCCCAGACGGAGCGGTGGTCGTGGTGGTGGCGGCAGCAGTGGTGGCGGTGCCAGTGGATCCAAACACAAAGCCAGAAGGGGCTGCTGCTTGACTTGAGGGCGCACTGGCTGGTACAGAGCTACCAAACCCAAAGCCTGCTGTGATTCCTGTAGCCTGAGTGGCACTACTGCCTCCAAAGTTGAGTTTTGGGGCAGCTGTcctagagaaaaaaaggaaagaagccGTTTTGGTGGAGGCTTACGTTCACCCAAGCACCCAGTCGGCTTTCTCACACATTCACTGGCAGCAGAAACCGCCTTTCAAGGAGGCGCGCGCTTTAACCAGGCTTATGTTGCAATTTTGACAAAGTCTGCATCTCAGCTCCTGTCACTGGCCATCCTCTTGTGAGGTCTCTTAAGCCTGACTCAGTGCTGCCTAAAtacccccacccacccaggcACCGCAACATATCTGGGGCGACGTCAGTGAAGTTGCTTCTTCTCTCAGCTCCTCAGCACCCTTGTCGCTTCCTCTACAGAAGACTGGTTTTTCACTCCCTTCTACCGCCAGCCCCCATCCGAGCTCCCTTCCCGCTGCTCCCATCTGGCAAGCTTcgacagcagcagctctcaagCATCGCCCCACAGCTCACAGCCTTGCCTAAGGACAAGCCGGGCACACTGGCTCCCACAGAAACACCCCGAGCGCTCCAGGGTCGCGCCTTCACGAGCGGCTTTACGCGCGGAGGCAGAGCTCTGCCGTCTCCCCGGCAGGCAGCGCCACGGGCCCGCTCAGGGGCCGAGGCAGCAGCCGCTCACGGCTCCGGCCCACCCGAGGGAGCCGGCGCTGGCAGGTCACAGGCCTCGCCCAGCGCCTGCCCAGCGCGCTCCCGCGGGGGGCCCAGGCACAAGGGccgcagccccgctgccccgaGCCCGCCCGTGCCCCCGCGGCCGGGGCCGCTCGGCCCggcccaccccacccccgcccgGACCCCGGGCCCCTCACCCCAGCGGGAACACGTTTGCCGCCGGCGCCGCGGCGGCCGTGGCCGGCGTCCCGAAGCTGAAGCTGGCGGGCTGCGCGGCACCGCCCGGCCTGCTGAAGGAGAAGAGCCCGGCGGGCTGGCTGCTGGCGGGCGCCTGGGCCGCGCTGCCGAAGCTGAAGCCCGCCGAGGCGGCGGGCGTCGAGAAGGAGAAGCCGGTCGTGGCCGTGGTGGCGGCCGTCTTCGGCGTGCCCAGAGCGAagccgcctcccgccgcgccCGACCCGAAGTTGAACTGGTTCATGGCGGCCGCGCGgagcgggcagcggggccgccgCCCTCAGCACagccgggcccggcggggccaGCGGCCACCCCCGCACACACCGCCCGCGCCCACACACACCGCCACACCGCCGCGCGCGCGGGGATGACGCAcgcccgcgccgcgcccgcccctCTCCGCCACCGCCCAACCGCCGGCCGCGCCTCCCTGCCGCCGGCGGCCATTGGCCAGTCCTGCTGCCGGTCGCGGGCGGCCGGCCGGATTGGCTGGCGGGACCACGagaggcgcggcggggcggtgCCGGCCCGTTGCCGCGGGGACGGGGACGCGGCCGGGGCGGCTGTGGGCCGTGCGGCGGCACCGGGGCCGGAAAGCGGGGCCGCGCCGAGGCCGGCTTTCCCCGGCTCTTCCCGCTCGCCCTGGGCtcggggctggagctggggctgccctgggcctgCCCGGAGCGAAGCGCGGAACCCGCCTGCTCAGCGCTGCCATACGTCAATCGACGAGCGGCTCGCAGGTTTTACCCCTCGTTAGTCAGGAGAT is a genomic window containing:
- the LOC119157451 gene encoding nuclear pore glycoprotein p62-like gives rise to the protein MNQFNFGSGAAGGGFALGTPKTAATTATTGFSFSTPAASAGFSFGSAAQAPASSQPAGLFSFSRPGGAAQPASFSFGTPATAAAAPAANVFPLGTAAPKLNFGGSSATQATGITAGFGFGSSVPASAPSSQAAAPSGFVFGSTGTATTAAATTTTTAPSGTTGGFSFSSGTAAQAGTAGFNIGTAAPQAAPTGLTFGAAPAAAATTAATLGAATQSATPFSLGGQSTGVNFGTLPSTAATAATSAPAATLTASTSQGPTLSFGTKLGVTSTAATSASTTTTSILGSTGPTLLAPIASSSAPTSSTTTGLTLGAPSTGTGSLGTLGFGLKIPGTTAAATSTATGTTSASGFALNLKPLTTTGAIGAVTSTAAITTTTTTSAPPVMTYAQLESLINKWSLELEDQEKHFLHQATQVNAWDQTLIENGEKITSLHREVEKVKLDQKRLDQELDFILSQQKELEDLLTPLEESVKEQSGTIYLQHADEERERTYKLAENIDAQLKRMAQDLKDVIEHLNTSGGPADTNDPLQQICKILNAHMDSLQWIDQNSAVLQRKVEEVTKVCESRRKEQERSFRITFD